A genomic window from Lotus japonicus ecotype B-129 chromosome 1, LjGifu_v1.2 includes:
- the LOC130734199 gene encoding protein yippee-like At3g11230 isoform X1, with protein sequence MSNTHPFQLSLSLSVTISFHQSRFLIHVDSPYSYSTLQFACFQFQFVDRLLCEGKNMGRLFLINLEGSFYSCKHCLTHFALADDIISKSFLCRHGKAYLFDKVVNVTAGEREARLMLTGMHIVVDIFCAACGSLVGWKYEAAQEMTQKYKEGKFILERFKVLGPDGSFYLAAQEALAGDETDADDA encoded by the exons ATGAGTAACACCCACCCTTTTcaactctctctctcactctcggTAACCATTTCCTTCCATCAATCTCGTTTTCTCATTCACGTTGATTCGCCTTATTCTTATTCTACATTGCAATTTGCATGCTTCCAATTTCAATTTG TTGACAGGTTACTGTGTGAAGGGAAAAACATGGGAAGGCTATTCTTGATCAACCTTGAAGGAAGCTTCTACAGCTGCAAGCACTGCCTCACTCATTTTGCTCTTGCTGATGATATCATTTCCAAG TCTTTCCTTTGCAGGCATGGGAAGGCTTATCTTTTTGATAAAGT TGTGAATGTCACCGCTGGCGAGAGAGAAGCACGGTTGATGCTCACAGGAATGCACATTGTTGTTGACATATTCTGTGCTGCATGTGGGTCCCTTGTTGGATGGAAATAT gaGGCTGCTCAGGAGATGACTCAGAAGTACAAAGAAGGAAAGTTTATTCTTGAAAG GTTTAAGGTGTTGGGACCTGATGGCAGCTTCTACTTGGCAGCTCAGGAAGCTCTTGCGGGTGATGAAACTGATGCTGATGATGCTTGA
- the LOC130734199 gene encoding protein yippee-like At3g11230 isoform X2 has product MLPISIWLLCEGKNMGRLFLINLEGSFYSCKHCLTHFALADDIISKSFLCRHGKAYLFDKVVNVTAGEREARLMLTGMHIVVDIFCAACGSLVGWKYEAAQEMTQKYKEGKFILERFKVLGPDGSFYLAAQEALAGDETDADDA; this is encoded by the exons ATGCTTCCAATTTCAATTTG GTTACTGTGTGAAGGGAAAAACATGGGAAGGCTATTCTTGATCAACCTTGAAGGAAGCTTCTACAGCTGCAAGCACTGCCTCACTCATTTTGCTCTTGCTGATGATATCATTTCCAAG TCTTTCCTTTGCAGGCATGGGAAGGCTTATCTTTTTGATAAAGT TGTGAATGTCACCGCTGGCGAGAGAGAAGCACGGTTGATGCTCACAGGAATGCACATTGTTGTTGACATATTCTGTGCTGCATGTGGGTCCCTTGTTGGATGGAAATAT gaGGCTGCTCAGGAGATGACTCAGAAGTACAAAGAAGGAAAGTTTATTCTTGAAAG GTTTAAGGTGTTGGGACCTGATGGCAGCTTCTACTTGGCAGCTCAGGAAGCTCTTGCGGGTGATGAAACTGATGCTGATGATGCTTGA
- the LOC130734199 gene encoding protein yippee-like At3g11230 isoform X3 gives MGRLFLINLEGSFYSCKHCLTHFALADDIISKSFLCRHGKAYLFDKVVNVTAGEREARLMLTGMHIVVDIFCAACGSLVGWKYEAAQEMTQKYKEGKFILERFKVLGPDGSFYLAAQEALAGDETDADDA, from the exons ATGGGAAGGCTATTCTTGATCAACCTTGAAGGAAGCTTCTACAGCTGCAAGCACTGCCTCACTCATTTTGCTCTTGCTGATGATATCATTTCCAAG TCTTTCCTTTGCAGGCATGGGAAGGCTTATCTTTTTGATAAAGT TGTGAATGTCACCGCTGGCGAGAGAGAAGCACGGTTGATGCTCACAGGAATGCACATTGTTGTTGACATATTCTGTGCTGCATGTGGGTCCCTTGTTGGATGGAAATAT gaGGCTGCTCAGGAGATGACTCAGAAGTACAAAGAAGGAAAGTTTATTCTTGAAAG GTTTAAGGTGTTGGGACCTGATGGCAGCTTCTACTTGGCAGCTCAGGAAGCTCTTGCGGGTGATGAAACTGATGCTGATGATGCTTGA